A stretch of the Theileria equi strain WA chromosome 1, complete sequence genome encodes the following:
- a CDS encoding hypothetical protein (encoded by transcript BEWA_021240A), which produces MGRLGDAKPKRANRYELDTSLLTLKKTVTNFGLISSREDLEEVTISEKIYKFVFNFTIVSYGLFLGMTTLLSWKEIISDWVFGILIFRILFTLFFALDFYFTLYASSLEDIFYNFQFFVDLVFLLMDIAIIIHMAIICIKCSGGSNSLCATLATSLRYLFCICIFRLYKLCYVFKPLLKLSKGILLTLKSLWWTGVFVFIVIYCCSILTTWLLNDVQDETMNELWGSLVRSMYTLFTVVTLEGWNEVSGKTATYYPYCKIFFVMFVSFTTLTVMNVVTGIIFNTFISAKEALSAENQYKDTFEKQFNLTNTISNALMSMNRKDYLHEFILEDQDHEIYTRDNRIFSRIGNLFREIFGLSKADRIKRHIESQSGYRKTSSIRFPFPRKDSANSSPETGSYNSDKNPSTGFTCSEKGRVDDIKLVVDHEPENVDRDESSSHKSTNLEKPTYGKEKSEPLKRASTDSIEEMCSNIEKWPSDLDEELTFNYTNDTKYQTGMINLTKNEPLDMINDPAMEKALRSSNIPKYVAYDVLNLYWANGFREIRASDFAIACSKIASGANNRQILALELLLTKRMDTIEAAVSQISENINTLMMQLNKVKEDHKSGD; this is translated from the coding sequence ATGGGAAGATTAGGTGATGCTAAGCCCAAAAGGGCAAACCGGTATGAACTGGATACTTCTCTACTTACATTAAAAAAGACAGTCACAAATTTCGGACTTATATCATCCAGAGAAGATTTGGAAGAAGTCACCATTTCTGAGAAAATATACAAGTTTGTCTTTAACTTTACTATTGTCTCCTATGGTTTGTTTCTAGGAATGACAACATTATTATCATGGAAAGAGATTATATCGGATTGGGTATTTGGGATTCTAATCTTTCGCATCTTATTCACGCTGTTTTTTGCCTTGGATTTTTACTTTACCTTGTACGCTTCATCGCTTGAggatatattttataattttcaattttttgTAGATCTGGTATTCCTTTTGATGGATATTGCAATTATTATACATATGGCAATTATATGCATAAAGTGCTCAGGTGGGTCAAATTCGCTTTGTGCTACACTAGCAACTTCGCTTCGATACCTGTTTTGCATATGTATATTCcgcctttataaattatgTTATGTTTTCAAACCGCTTTTGAAACTCTCCAAAGGCATCCTGTTGACGCTAAAATCGCTATGGTGGACAGGTgtatttgtatttatagtCATTTATTGTTGTTCAATATTGACAACCTGGTTGCTAAATGATGTTCAGGATGAGACAATGAATGAACTTTGGGGATCTCTAGTTAGATCAATGTATACGCTCTTTACAGTAGTAACTTTGGAAGGATGGAATGAAGTCAGTGGGAAAACGGCGACCTATTATCCATactgtaaaatatttttcGTTATGTTCGTCTCCTTTACTACATTAACAGTAATGAACGTGGTCACTGGAATAATTTTTAACACATTTATTTCAGCAAAGGAGGCTCTATCTGCAGAAAATCAGTACAAAGATACATTTGAAAAGCAGTTTAATCTCACAAATACTATAAGCAATGCTTTAATGAGCATGAATAGAAAGGATTATCTTCATGAATTTATTTTAGAGGATCAGGATCACGAAATTTATACCAGAGATAATAGGATTTTTTCACGCATCGGTAATTTGTTTAGAGAGATATTTGGTCTATCTAAGGCCGATAGAATAAAAAGACATATTGAGTCACAATCGGGATATAGGAAAACTTCATCCATTCGATTTCCTTTTCCGAGAAAGGATTCTGCAAACAGTTCACCTGAAACTGGATCGTACAATTCGGATAAAAATCCATCAACGGGGTTTACTTGCTCAGAAAAGGGACGAGTAGATGATATCAAGCTTGTTGTAGACCACGAGCCAGAAAATGTAGATCGAGATGAAAGCAGCAGTCACAAGAGTACCAATCTAGAGAAGCCTACTTATGGCAAGGAAAAATCTGAACCATTAAAACGTGCTTCGACAGATTCGATTGAGGAAATGTGCTCTAATATCGAAAAGTGGCCAAGCGATCTGGATGAAGAACTCACCTTCAATTACACTAATGACACAAAGTATCAAACTGGCATGATAAATTTGACTAAAAACGAACCTTTGGATATGATCAATGATCCTGCCATGGAGAAAGCACTCCGTAGCTCTaatattccaaaatatgTAGCATACGACGTTTTGAATCTTTACTGGGCTAATGGCTTCAGGGAGATCCGCGCTTCAGATTTTGCCATAGCATGCTCAAAGATAGCCTCTGGAGCAAATAATAGACAGATTTTGGCTTTAGAGCTTTTACTTACAAAGAGAATGGACACTATAGAGGCTGCTGTATCGCAAATCAGCGAAAATATCAACACACTGATGATGCAGCTGAACAAGGTCAAAGAAGACCACAAGTCCGGCGATTAA
- a CDS encoding hypothetical protein (encoded by transcript BEWA_021250A), whose translation MSIEPFIGTKISLISKVGIRYEGLLHSLNTDEATIILNDVRCMGTEGRGKFGEVPPSSKVHDFIVFRGEDVSDITVDDSGSSYDPILNDPAICKTYNKSQVDAAGGLPFSSQATSNVAQPTVQSAPLHTTQGAMPPASTFMSQTPAIPRPENIFPAKSHFPTKHENLDHLTPFETGQKTRLSESALDKITGSVDRVLETFQFEDTEKASTLNEPLQSGGFSGGVSMGFPSGKNGNFGTLLSVNSSSSTVPSINKPLFTGTNTASVIEDEQPVYYDKKSFYDNLSNEKQLSRDAIKEENMKQREIDIATFGKSSVRYWKNKNASHRNRKFSGNNNHKSNPVQAGWEKKQ comes from the exons ATGTCGATAGAACCATTTATTGGCACGAAGATCTCACtcatttccaaagtagGAATAAGATACGAAG GACTGCTCCATAGCCTAAACACAGATGAGGCAACAATTATTCTCAACGATGTAAGATGTATGGGAACAGAAGGTCGCGGCAAATTCGGAGAGGTACCGCCTTCATCAAAGGTTCACGACTTTATTGTCTTTCGCG GAGAAGATGTTAGCGATATCACAGTTGATGATTCCGGCTCAAGTTATGACCCAATCCTAAACGATCCTGCCATTTGTAAAACGTACAATAAAAGCCAGGTCGATGCCGCCGGTGGTTTGCCTTTTTCATCACAGGCAACATCAAATGTAGCACAACCAACTGTTCAGAGTGCTCCGTTGCATACAACTCAAGGAGCGATGCCCCCAGCATCCACTTTTATGTCGCAAACTCCAGCTATTCCAAGaccagaaaatatatttccTGCAAAATCGCATTTTCCGACTAAACATGAAAATTTGGATCATTTAACGCCATTTGAAACGGGTCAAAAGACACGATTGAGTGAGTCTGCTCTGGACAAAATAACTGGTTCCGTGGATCGCGTCTTGGAAACCTTCCAGTTTGAGGACACAGAAAAGGCTTCTACTTTAAATGAACCCCTGCAAAGCGGTGGTTTTTCTGGAGGGGTCTCAATGGGCTTTCCTTCTGGGAAGAATGGAAACTTTGGCACTCTTTTGTCTGTcaattcttcttcaagtACTGTGCCATCAATTAACAAGCCACTGTTTACCGGGACAAACACGGCCTCAGTCAtagaagatgaacaacCGGTATACTATGACAAGAAATCTTTTTATGACAATCTCTCTAACGAAAAGCAGCTCTCCAGG GACGCGATCAAGGAAGAAAACATGAAACAAAGGGAAATTGACATTGCaacatttggaaaatcGTCAGTACGCTACTGGAAAAATAAGAATGCATCGCATAGGAATAGAAAGTTTAGTGGCAACAACAATCACAAATCTAACCCAGTTCAAGCAGGGTGGGAGAAAAAGCAGTGA
- a CDS encoding hypothetical protein (encoded by transcript BEWA_021260A) encodes MKIERLSNCCGPRGTLSAVDFQPHSEARDIHRLATSGGTYVQIWGLTRVASKNTHIPIKCICLYTFSDHSPYEVTTVRWSPNGVYVASTDSGGVTHVLKRNAKKCEIIEQLIRNKIMGENSEIPEIATEQKEVKKYIFKYDGTESSKTKSASGIPRISISAKATQLETQDIRKDIFEMIDNDNIEGNMETWETLGPISCPPNMGQLFDISWAPDNRSIVGGGMNGQVAVFDIHTKEIVAKFDALENPSPTSGFSGRGYIKSVAWDPMTLHIAVQSSNREISVWRRSAPLPPGSPMKWTFKKILFNDSFSEISHTDILGGSRISWAPNGKLVAFPNTSASDHNFTTCYEIDHDTLSFSHLLHKSTYDKHKIQYIYDTTEHLITDNPLLLRGHNSRIRNVRFSADIMKPTPQRNSKSSNVEKIFFSAQCSDDNMVSVWRFKLNVSNKSSQKYDVGCICVVQNFLDEQSSIEDLSWGNNGKWLAIASSQGGLVLIDFTNEELASKFHTNWIQGLNLANTPQPSNTMFEYLDYKYNQSSNTQSNTESFSSELDKGSHTKLSQLDYEKNKSHLYTTIQETMSMDPNTNVAMDTDMEFEYLENFCHVIIPLVPVLLDIFVKVIHLLEYLILLSYNMYTSIELENHSLVERANPESFDIQRYQQDLEKYFSSADFYSSTFYNGRFLCNTLTIDDCEQSDKILSQLDLSQTEISQNIPAESVSTPKPNIRNTSKRSKQNANKSVVDDGVITDIWLDMDYGDSNHMLQYYWKDAKDKSDVINEIIGHSNNILLDDPIMPIKGVDSLKKPQDIEIEIISPQNIPSARSDSNILHKNSSRATPKRSTSIASNGNFKKSSYFAAPILKQSICIALPTNKQKIVGMNFPRTYSNSLYSSIVCIEESIDSLKTHWIKYFSSGYITHIDLLDNNMLMVLTQSQNNFPGDTASIEELRNSGSKQEHFSNYTFLKSKTAYNKMGNMFLDTSSFLTIMNYATGETYMNEQRLGYAPISNANIVSWNSTVYVTIVDVNAVIYLHSLKYNSSKLDVNISNMTKWDLREISNLDLDSIFKIEMIDSQINASNILANVDLYKTNTTASDVTDSTEEVFGDLLRSKDAKVSEVMLTYDRETVKDIIHQESPRFLVYLANLHVCILSKDFAPFILTPPDFCSIEDSEDSSLTLSMIYKSYDMKFDIGAELLAYKNGKRGRQGEMTNKGSKQNKFVSSIMNDLISKLSHDSLFLSKFGGLVSHSESDVEVCQDEDEPYEDFEIKELKNKLCGCLLVGSVWEYILYLCKYIARVFSGLNISEICLVTTGLYKSILGSFIQIHNEYRKEIQIFDIKEFQPLASVCLFILRNIIVQMVWKIYCIVSQEYSNRRNIVKYGLSKDEFFEKSDNAKCKLCYTNYCGSFGLECPMVNAELLLKNKCKSDEFVPHFQVSNSKLFKVLYRKYRSY; translated from the coding sequence ATGAAAATTGAAAGGCTGAGCAACTGCTGTGGCCCCCGCGGGACTCTGAGCGCTGTAGATTTCCAACCACATTCGGAAGCCCGCGATATACACAGACTTGCAACATCAGGAGGCACGTATGTGCAAATTTGGGGGCTTACAAGGGTGGCCAGCAAAAATACACACATTCCGATCAAATGCATCTGTCTTTATACCTTTTCTGACCATTCACCGTACGAAGTTACAACTGTAAGATGGTCTCCGAATGGAGTATATGTTGCAAGTACAGATTCAGGCGGAGTTACACATGTCCTCAAGAGGAACGCCAAAAAGTGTGAGATTATAGAACAACTCATCAGGAACAAAATCATGGGAGAGAATTCAGAGATTCCAGAGATCGCTACAGAGCAGAAGGAAGTCAAGAAATATATCTTCAAGTATGATGGAACGGAGTCCAGCAAGACAAAAAGTGCTTCAGGAATACCTCGCATTTCAATCAGTGCAAAAGCCACTCAACTTGAGACCCAGGACATTAGAAAGGACATTTTTGAGATGATTGATAATGACAATATAGAAGGAAATATGGAAACATGGGAAACACTTGGACCTATATCTTGTCCTCCAAATATGGGACAACTATTTGATATTAGCTGGGCTCCGGATAACCGTAGCATAGTAGGAGGTGGAATGAATGGCCAGGTCGCGGTGTTTGACATTCATACTAAGGAGATTGTAGCTAAATTTGATGCCCTCGAAAACCCATCACCAACTTCAGGATTCTCAGGAAGAGGCTATATCAAGAGCGTTGCATGGGATCCAATGACTTTACACATCGCAGTTCAAAGTAGTAATAGAGAAATTTCAGTATGGAGGAGATCGGCTCCTCTTCCACCTGGATCACCCATGAAATGGACGTTTAaaaaaattttgtttaaCGATAGTTTTTCAGAAATATCGCATACTGACATATTGGGAGGATCACGAATCTCATGGGCACCAAACGGTAAATTGGTGGCGTTTCCAAATACTAGCGCAAGTGATCATAATTTTACCACCTGTTATGAAATAGATCACGATACTCTGTCGTTTTCTCATTTGCTGCATAAATCCACTTATGACAAACATAAAATACAGTATATTTATGATACAACGGAACATCTGATTACAGATAATCCATTGCTGCTAAGGGGTCACAATTCCCGTATCAGGAATGTCAGATTTTCAGCTGACATCATGAAGCCAACTCCCCAAAGAAATTCAAAATCCTCaaatgttgaaaaaattttCTTTTCAGCTCAATGCAGTGATGATAATATGGTCTCTGTTTGGCGATTCAAATTAAATGTTTCAAACAAGTCCTCTCAGAAATATGACGTTGGCTGTATTTGCGTTGTGCAAAATTTTCTAGACGAACAATCCAGTATAGAAGATTTGTCTTGGGGTAATAATGGTAAGTGGCTTGCTATTGCATCTAGCCAAGGTGGTCTTGTACTGATCGATTTCACGAATGAGGAACTGGCATCAAAATTTCATACAAATTGGATCCAGGGATTAAATTTAGCTAATACACCACAGCCTTCCAATACGATGTTTGAATATCTGGATTATAAGTATAATCAAAGCTCTAATACACAGTCTAATACGGAAAGTTTTAGTTCAGAATTAGATAAAGGGTCCCATACAAAACTATCGCAGCTTGACtatgaaaagaataaatcGCATTTGTATACCACTATACAAGAAACTATGTCTATGGATCCGAATACGAATGTTGCTATGGACACAGATATGGAATTTGAATATCTGGAAAATTTTTGTCATGTTATTATACCTCTTGTTCCAGTTCTACTTGATATTTTTGTTAAAGTTATACATCTATTAGAGTACCTCATATTACTTTCCTATAACATGTATACATCTATAGAACTTGAAAATCATTCTCTAGTTGAAAGGGCTAACCCTGAAAGTTTTGATATTCAAAGATACCAGCaagatttggaaaagtatTTTTCTTCAGCGGATTtctattcttccacattTTACAATGGACGTTTTCTTTGCAACACTTTAACAATTGATGATTGTGAACAATCTGACAAAATACTTTCACAGTTAGATCTTTCTCAAACAGAAATTTCACAGAACATTCCGGCAGAAAGTGTATCTACTCCAAAACCAAATATTAGAAATACTTCAAAGAGAAGCAAACAAAACGCAAATAAGAGTGTTGTGGATGATGGAGTGATCACTGATATTTGGCTCGATATGGATTATGGAGACTCAAATCATATGCTACAATATTACTGGAAAGATGCAAAAGATAAGTCAGATGTTATAAATGAGATCATTGGTCATTCTAACAACATATTATTGGATGATCCCATCATGCCCATAAAAGGAGTGGATAGTTTAAAGAAACCACAAGATATAGAAATTGAAATCATCTCTCCTCAAAATATCCCATCCGCCAGAAGCGATTCAAACATCTTGCATAAAAACAGCTCTAGAGCGACACCAAAACGAAGTACAAGTATAGCAAGCAATGGAAATTTCAAAAAGTCATCCTATTTTGCAGCGCCAATACTAAAACAGTCTATATGCATAGCCCTTCCAACAAACAAACAAAAGATTGTTGGAATGAACTTTCCTAGGACATATAGCAATTCCTTATATTCTAGCATAGTTTGCATCGAAGAGAGTATTGACTCATTGAAAACACATTGGATAAAGTATTTTTCAAGTGGATATATTACACATATTGatcttttggataataACATGTTAATGGTCTTAACACAATCACAAAACAATTTTCCAGGTGACACTGCATCAATCGAAGAACTCAGGAATTCTGGGTCCAAGCAAGAACATTTTTCCAATTACACATTTCTCAAGTCAAAAACAGCATATAACAAAATGGGAAATATGTTCTTGGATACATCGTCATTTCTTACCATCATGAACTATGCAACTGGAGAAACATACATGAATGAACAAAGACTTGGTTATGCACCAATATCAAATGCAAATATTGTGTCATGGAACTCAACTGTTTATGTGACAATAGTGGATGTTAATGCGGTAATATACCTACACTCTCTGAAATATAATTCGTCGAAGCTAGATGTGAATATTTCAAATATGACAAAATGGGACTTGAGGGAAATAAGTAATTTGGATTTAGATAGCATATTCAAGATAGAGATGATCGATTCTCAGATTAACGCTAGTAATATTTTGGCTAATGTTGATCTCTACAAAACCAACACCACAGCGTCCGATGTCACTGATTCAACGGAAGAGGTTTTTGGGGATTTGTTACGTTCAAAGGATGCTAAAGTATCAGAGGTGATGCTAACTTATGATAGAGAAACAGTAAAGGATATAATTCATCAGGAGTCTCCACGTTTTCTGGTCTACCTTGCTAATCTCCACGTTTGCATCTTGTCCAAAGATTTTGCACCATTCATACTAACACCACCGGATTTTTGTTCTATAGAAGATTCTGAAGATTCTAGTTTGACGCTTTCAATGATATATAAGAGTTATGATATGAAATTCGATATTGGTGCAGAATTGCTGGCGTATAAAAATGGTAAGAGGGGTCGTCAGGGAGAAATGACCAACAAAGGATCCAAACAAAACAAATTTGTTAGTTCGATAATGAATGATCTGATATCAAAACTAAGTCACGATTCACTCTTTCTTTCAAAGTTTGGGGGACTGGTATCCCACAGCGAAAGTGATGTAGAGGTTTGTCAAGACGAAGATGAACCATACGAAGATTTTGAGATTAAGGAACTGAAAAATAAGCTATGTGGATGCTTATTGGTAGGAAGCGTTTGGGAATATATACTCTATCTCTGCAAATACATAGCTAGAGTATTTTCTGGTCTAAACATTAGCGAAATATGTTTAGTCACAACTGGGCTCTATAAATCTATCCTAGGATCGTTTATTCAAATTCATAACGAATACAGGAAGGAGATACAGATATTCGATATCAAAGAATTTCAACCGCTTGCCTCCGTGTGTTTATTTATTTTAAGAAACATAATAGTGCAAATGGTATGGAAAATCTACTGTATAGTATCACAGGAATATAGCAACAGAAGgaatattgtaaaatatggattatccaaagatgaattttttgaaaaatcgGATAATGcaaaatgtaaattatGCTATACAAATTACTGTGGCTCATTTGGACTTGAATGCCCAATGGTGAACGCTGAATTGTTAttgaaaaacaaatgtaAAAGTGACGAATTTGTCCCACATTTCCAAGTAAGTAACTCTAAATTATTTAAAGTGCTGTATAGGAAATATCGGAGCTATTGA
- a CDS encoding hypothetical protein (encoded by transcript BEWA_021270A) codes for MHLGLFYFYQLIFSRLCSCLVFSYSRSAVLRPVGDLPPKYGVIGLFSFIESNTGAPCNIFKNNNNWRCRKIKFLGSRRHRPTHRLNVSVHSGSISADNPHYTNISDTSISISKFKLQRKDDEDEDEGESQEEKYVPGTDPPAGEDFFKRTLAYLQDKELQKQIDWRHPMPCSLSQIAAFSTVKELMPPSMANTCFNVTDGTDLDELLGKTRDKIYNKVNIEAFFRFEPSFGFERDGTDVFPEDPEFPLVKQPHDAPIFEGEKGDPSIPLGWRTFAVLAMLPYVDAKADPSLLWNSQKTAEGQLQPRLASGLFKYGPRFNFVASRDAINPEGYLLHSKDPVRPGELFRGNKGDLSSVIITDPPRECSTISKDLYTKRFSEDGIWPKKCLDNVLSTLTPLQVVWAKLSTSMMHSTAKIIRFYRLAVRKFHEKEIFSRTNRLNIDEIHKSESKKGAIDVIVGNMYFMAAPTLHHAVQLVRSDPMARANIYKNLLIFEAEDALKNQFLEKRHRDYTNPRQYLVFGRYNMDSEYAEIMRERMTRFLIRSNCVRTYATLKAPRKDSLVDFKLPTQQLLPVNNEYIDLIVKRDIRFRDACLTHNETEPIGDMSIINQFDYDDALDWANRIPYTRSGTYDTLFVARADEVAFYGRNCKYTVPLPMKRSFLPLRQEYITVKFDPLATLSKRMTTISGHIIALPKSETVINNVNNEKTNDSHLYDKNKQPEKTMDSWPNRLFITIKTTYPEKYKPANFSHIYAEKIKLKRSCVSRFKSIPLSASNSSHFNVSFDRFGWKEHTESTRKSVYCDIQTTPWLRISFDALEKLLQEDAPKELDRPFYADLLKDYVYLSLPEGHFFLPKPGYTNDAWSGNDDELVPPASAEDICRLREYKPEAISGIWIRKKECFLLYNNPQERYLLFGKRGDGKDTPITDKDFKNVIIKTELVLDLFRKGGNQSLPRLTQAYSRKDGKLVSHLSEEEKMKTAYSVDPLNRYFAKYKQDDDLPACRFYERGLTFSPYDPRYLMGSDPGALYQLQLEFIEKLDRGLVSIDDDPVKIMVEADHYKSLFKSNCSAVKWEDYDTELIKRKDVKKANSTKT; via the coding sequence ATGCATTTGGGATTATTTTACTTTTATCAGCTAATATTCTCTAGACTTTGCTCATGTTTAGTTTTTAGCTACTCAAGAAGCGCAGTTCTACGCCCGGTTGGAGATTTACCTCCTAAATATGGAGTCATTGGCTTATTCTCATTTATAGAGTCAAATACCGGGGCTCCCTGTAACATATTCAAGAATAATAATAATTGGAGATGTAGGAAGATCAAATTTCTTGGTTCAAGAAGACATAGACCTACACATCGTCTGAATGTTTCGGTTCATTCGGGTAGCATAAGTGCAGACAATCCTCACTATACAAACATTTCTGATACTTCTATATCCATTTCCAAGTTCAAACTACAGAggaaggatgatgaagacGAGGATGAAGGAGAATCACAGGAAGAAAAGTATGTTCCTGGAACTGACCCTCCTGCAGGTGAAGACTTTTTCAAGCGTACACTTGCCTATCTTCAAGATAAAGAACTGCAAAAACAAATAGATTGGAGACACCCAATGCCATGTAGTTTATCACAAATTGCAGCCTTTTCTACTGTCAAAGAACTCATGCCTCCAAGTATGGCCAACACATGTTTTAATGTAACAGATGGTACTGATCTCGACGAATTACTGGGAAAAACAAGAGACAAGATATATAACAAAGTAAATATTGAGGCATTTTTTAGGTTTGAGCCAAGTTTTGGGTTCGAAAGAGATGGTACAGATGTATTTCCTGAGGATCCAGAATTTCCATTAGTAAAGCAACCACATGATGCGCCAATCTTTGAAGGGGAAAAGGGAGACCCTTCAATACCTTTGGGTTGGAGAACTTTTGCTGTGTTGGCTATGTTACCTTATGTTGATGCAAAAGCTGATCCATCTCTGTTGTGGAATTCTCAAAAAACTGCCGAGGGTCAACTACAACCGCGGCTCGCTTCTGGTCTATTCAAATATGGTCCCAGGTTTAACTTTGTTGCTTCTAGAGATGCTATAAATCCAGAGGGATATCTACTGCATTCTAAGGACCCTGTTCGTCCAGGAGAATTATTTCGTGGGAATAAGGGTGATTTATCATCAGTTATAATCACAGATCCTCCAAGAGAATGCTCAACTATTAGTAAGGATTTGTACACAAAAAGGTTTTCTGAAGATGGGATTTGGCCAAAGAAGTGTTTGGATAACGTGTTGAGTACTTTAACGCCATTGCAAGTTGTGTGGGCTAAACTTTCCACAAGTATGATGCATTCTACAGCAAAGATAATACGTTTTTATCGGTTGGCAGTACGAAAGTTTCACGAAAAAGAAATATTCTCTAGAACAAACAGGCTCAATATAGATGAAATTCATAAATCAGAGTCTAAGAAGGGAGCTATAGATGTGATCGTAGGAAATATGTACTTTATGGCAGCCCCAACCCTTCATCATGCAGTGCAGCTTGTACGTAGCGATCCAATGGCTCGGGcaaatatttataaaaaccTTCTGATATTCGAAGCCGAAGATGCATTGAAGAAccaatttttggaaaaaagaCATCGAGACTACACAAATCCAAGACAGTACCTTGTTTTTGGGAGATATAATATGGACAGTGAGTATGCAGAGATTATGAGGGAGAGAATGACTCGATTTTTGATACGCTCCAATTGTGTAAGAACTTATGCTACGTTAAAAGCACCGAGAAAGGATTCCCTTGTTGATTTTAAACTCCCTACACAACAATTGCTACCTGTAAATAACGAATACATTGATTTGATTGTAAAAAGAGATATAAGATTTAGAGATGCATGTCTTACTCACAATGAAACAGAACCAATTGGTGATATGAGTATCATAAACCAGTTTGATTATGACGATGCATTGGACTGGGCAAACAGGATACCTTATACCCGTTCTGGCACATATGATACGCTCTTTGTTGCTAGAGCAGATGAGGTTGCATTTTATGGACGTAATTGTAAATATACTGTTCCGCTACCAATGAAGAGGTCTTTCCTTCCATTGAGACAAGAATATATCACTGTGAAGTTTGATCCATTAGCTACATTGTCTAAGCGTATGACTACTATATCTGGACATATTATTGCACTCCCAAAGTCTGAAACGGTTATAAACAATGTTAATAATGAAAAAACTAATGATTCTCATCTCTAcgataaaaacaaacaacCCGAAAAGACCATGGATTCTTGGCCAAACAGATTATTTATTACAATCAAAACAACATACCCAGAAAAATACAAGCCGGCAAACTTCTCCCATATCTATGCAGAAAAAATTAAACTAAAACGATCATGTGTTTCCCGCTTCAAAAGCATTCCACTCAGTGCAAGTAATAGCtcacattttaatgtttcCTTTGATAGATTTGGATGGAAAGAGCATACAGAAAGTACACGTAAATCTGTATACTGCGATATTCAAACTACACCATGGTTACGTATTAGCTTCGATGCCTTGGAAAAGTTGTTGCAAGAAGATGCACCAAAAGAACTGGATAGACCATTTTATGCAGATCTTTTGAAAGATTATGTATACTTATCCCTTCCTGAGGGACATTTTTTTTTACCAAAACCAGGATATACAAATGATGCATGGAGTGGTAATGATGACGAGTTAGTTCCGCCTGCTTCTGCTGAAGATATCTGTCGTCTGAGAGAGTATAAGCCGGAGGCTATATCAGGAATATGGATAAGGAAGAAAGAGTGTTTTTTGTTATATAATAACCCACAAGAGAGATATTTGCTATTTGGTAAAAGAGGAGATGGTAAGGATACACCGATTACCGATAAAGACTTTAAAAATGTGATTATTAAGACTGAACTTGTTTTGGATTTGTTCAGAAAGGGTGGAAATCAATCTTTGCCACGTTTAACACAAGCATATAGCAgaaaagatggtaaattAGTTTCACATTTATCTGAAGAGGAAAAAATGAAGACAGCCTATTCTGTTGATCCACTAAATCGTTACTTTGcaaaatacaaacaagATGATGATTTGCCTGCATGTAGATTTTACGAAAGGGGTCTTACGTTTTCACCATATGACCCTAGGTACCTCATGGGTTCGGATCCTGGAGCGCTGTATCAACTTCAGTTGGAATTTATTGAGAAACTGGATCGTGGTTTAGTGTCCATTGATGATGATCCAGTTAAAATCATGGTGGAAGCAGACCATTACAAGTCACTTTTTAAGTCAAATTGTTCTGCTGTGAAATGGGAAGACTATGATACTGAACTAATTAAACGTAAAGATGTTAAGAAAGCAAATTCGACAAAAACTTAG